From Gemmatimonadales bacterium, a single genomic window includes:
- a CDS encoding 3-hydroxyacyl-CoA dehydrogenase NAD-binding domain-containing protein, with protein sequence MTMPEAATPRVAIIGAGAIGRGWAALCASSGWTCAVFDTDTRSIDRISEAIHRRARSLAGMGRANPDTVELGLKRFRVGRSLLQACSDADWVIESVPEDLHTKQRVFENLGHVARPGAIITSSSSGLPITAIAAHARDQQCCLVAHPLNPPELIPLVEVVPGKFTAGPAVESVREWLRALNRIPIVLKREVPGNAVGRIAAAVWRECIDLVLSGVIDVDDIDRAVSLGPGLGWAAAGPHLTYHLGAGDGGVKAFLEQLLVSFEGWWGSLAHWTRLEPEQIQALTNQIERAYGAKLDEIGDARDRRLAALLAGLERSRKSLGS encoded by the coding sequence ATGACCATGCCCGAGGCCGCTACGCCCAGGGTCGCCATCATCGGCGCCGGTGCCATCGGCCGCGGCTGGGCCGCCCTGTGCGCGTCGTCCGGATGGACGTGCGCCGTGTTCGATACCGACACCCGCAGCATCGATCGGATCAGCGAGGCCATCCACCGGCGCGCCCGCTCGCTGGCCGGCATGGGACGCGCGAATCCGGACACGGTCGAGCTGGGCCTCAAGCGCTTTCGGGTGGGGCGCTCGCTGCTGCAGGCGTGCAGCGACGCGGACTGGGTCATCGAGTCGGTCCCGGAGGACCTCCATACCAAGCAGCGGGTCTTCGAGAACCTGGGCCACGTGGCCCGGCCCGGGGCGATCATCACCTCCTCTTCCAGCGGGCTGCCCATCACGGCGATCGCTGCCCACGCGCGCGACCAGCAATGCTGCCTCGTGGCGCACCCTCTCAACCCGCCCGAGCTGATACCGCTGGTTGAGGTGGTACCGGGGAAGTTCACGGCGGGACCCGCGGTCGAGAGCGTCCGCGAGTGGCTCCGCGCCCTCAACCGCATCCCGATCGTCCTCAAGCGCGAGGTTCCCGGCAACGCCGTGGGCCGGATCGCGGCCGCGGTGTGGCGGGAGTGCATCGATCTGGTGCTCTCCGGGGTGATCGACGTGGACGACATCGACCGCGCGGTCTCACTCGGCCCCGGACTGGGCTGGGCGGCCGCGGGTCCGCATCTCACCTACCACCTCGGCGCCGGCGACGGCGGCGTCAAGGCGTTTCTGGAGCAACTGCTCGTGTCGTTCGAGGGCTGGTGGGGGAGTCTCGCCCACTGGACCAGGCTCGAGCCGGAGCAGATCCAGGCCCTGACCAACCAGATCGAGCGCGCCTACGGCGCCAAGCTGGACGAGATCGGGGACGCGCGTGACCGGCGGCTGGCGGCGCTCCTCGCGGGTTTGGAGCGCTCCCGGAAGTCCCTGGGCTCCTGA